From Gigantopelta aegis isolate Gae_Host chromosome 11, Gae_host_genome, whole genome shotgun sequence, the proteins below share one genomic window:
- the LOC121385588 gene encoding carboxypeptidase inhibitor SmCI-like — protein MTDIMNWLMTLCLLMSSGSLAIIQQKQHAPLNYQLIIAVKTQPEAADSPDLHPMQQDQPASDVCQFVICPTGSRCETAESQCQENQCPVFAICKNLREEEDMCKQPPERGHCQFSYVMWFFNSTSQLCEEFVYSGCPDNDNMFSTEGLCQDVCHRSNKICRLTADTGPCKASMTQWFYDVTSENCREFTYGGCRGNANNFESYAKCIDVCKTK, from the exons ATGACTGACATAATGAACTGGTTGATGACGCTGTGTCTTCTGATGTCATCTGGTTCATTGGCCATCATACAACAG AAACAGCATGCACCACTGAATTATCAACTGATAATCGCAGTCAAAACACAGCCAGAAGCAGCAGATTCACCAGACCTTCATCCCATGCAACAAGATCAACCTGCCAGTGACGTCTGCCAG TTCGTCATTTGTCCAACTGGTAGCCGTTGTGAAACCGCCGAAAGCCAGTGTCAAGAAAACCAGTGCCCAGTGTTTGCAATCTGCAAAA ACCTGCGTGAGGAGGAAGATATGTGTAAACAGCCGCCAGAACGAGGTCACTGCCAGTTCAGTTACGTCATGTGGTTCTTCAACTCTACGTCACAGCTCTGTGAAGAGTTTGTGTACAGCGGTTGTCCTGACAACGACAACATGTTTTCAACAGAAGGTCTATGTCAAGATGTATGCCATCGAA GTAACAAGATCTGTCGACTGACTGCAGACACTGGACCATGCAAAGCTTCGATGACGCAATGGTTTTATGACGTCACAAGTGAAAATTGTCGCGAGTTCACATACGGCGGATGTCGTGGAAACGCCAATAATTTTGAGTCTTATGCTAAATGCATTGAtgtctgtaaaacaaaataa